Proteins from a single region of Flavobacterium sp. K5-23:
- a CDS encoding acyl-CoA desaturase, with protein MNTNAPIFPRHDAVKFFKTLNSRVNDYFKENNLKKTGNWRLHLKTAIMFTLFLAPYFFLLIYTDIPFWLHLVLSFVIGVGMAGVGMNVMHDGNHGSYSSKPWLNKIMGGSIYILAGNVYNWQVQHNVLHHTYTNIPGHDEDLDAGRIIRFTKHAEWSKFHKFQQYYAIFAYGLLTINWCLTTDFKQMGAYLKRKLSYGGTPNPTNLWVGLAISKIVYFTFWLVLPMLFITWWKVLIGFFIMHYTAGLILSLVFQLAHVVEETENPTPNELNEMDNTWAIHQLYTTTNFAPKSWLLNYYTGGLNHQIEHHLYPNISHIHYGKIANFVKQTAKECDLPYFEYKTMASALIAHMKHLKDLGKNPALSA; from the coding sequence ATGAACACGAATGCTCCTATTTTTCCAAGACACGACGCTGTAAAGTTTTTTAAAACATTAAACTCCCGTGTAAACGATTATTTCAAAGAAAACAATCTTAAAAAAACAGGAAACTGGAGATTGCATTTGAAAACCGCAATTATGTTTACGCTGTTCTTAGCACCGTATTTCTTTTTACTAATCTATACTGACATTCCTTTTTGGCTACACCTTGTTTTAAGCTTTGTTATTGGCGTTGGAATGGCTGGAGTGGGTATGAACGTGATGCACGATGGAAATCACGGTTCCTATTCTTCTAAACCTTGGTTAAACAAAATCATGGGTGGAAGCATCTATATTCTTGCAGGTAATGTTTACAACTGGCAAGTTCAACACAATGTATTACACCACACTTACACAAATATCCCAGGACATGATGAAGATCTTGATGCTGGAAGAATTATACGTTTTACAAAGCATGCTGAGTGGAGTAAATTTCATAAATTCCAACAGTATTACGCCATTTTTGCATATGGCTTATTAACCATCAACTGGTGCTTAACTACTGATTTCAAGCAAATGGGAGCGTATCTAAAAAGAAAACTTTCTTATGGAGGAACTCCAAATCCTACAAATCTATGGGTAGGTTTAGCAATTTCAAAAATTGTTTACTTTACTTTTTGGTTAGTTCTCCCTATGTTATTTATTACATGGTGGAAAGTATTGATTGGATTTTTTATAATGCATTACACAGCAGGACTAATTTTAAGTCTAGTATTTCAATTAGCTCACGTTGTTGAAGAAACCGAAAATCCTACACCAAATGAGTTAAACGAAATGGATAATACTTGGGCAATTCACCAATTATACACCACGACTAATTTCGCTCCAAAAAGCTGGTTGCTTAACTATTATACTGGTGGATTAAATCACCAAATCGAACACCATCTTTACCCAAACATAAGCCATATTCATTATGGAAAAATTGCAAATTTCGTTAAGCAAACTGCTAAAGAATGTGATTTACCTTATTTCGAATACAAAACAATGGCAAGTGCTTTAATTGCTCATATGAAGCATTTAAAAGATTTAGGAAAGAACCCTGCTTTATCAGCTTAA
- a CDS encoding pyridoxal phosphate-dependent aminotransferase → MNPLSDRINNLATSQTLAMAALARELKAQGKDIISLSLGEPDFNTPDFIKEAAKRAIDENYSTYSPVEGYPELREAICRKFKRDNDLDYKPSQIVVSTGAKQSLYNIAQVMLNDGDEVILPAPYWVSYFEIVKLSGGVPVEVPTSIDTDFKITPEQLEAAITPKTKMMWFSSPCNPSGSVYNREELTALAKVLEKYPNIYVVSDEIYEHINFSGTFCSIASIPGMLEKTITVNGVAKAFAMTGWRIGYIGAPEFIAKACVKIQGQVTSGANSIAQRATITAVDADPSVLNHMVKAFHSRRDLVVGLLKEIPGVKINVPEGAFYVFPDVSSFFGKTLKGTEINNANDVSMYLLAEACVATVTGDAFGNPNCIRFSYATSEDLLTEALKRIKDALAL, encoded by the coding sequence ATGAATCCACTTTCTGACAGAATTAACAATCTTGCGACTTCACAAACATTAGCAATGGCTGCATTAGCCAGAGAATTAAAAGCACAAGGAAAAGATATTATTAGCTTAAGCTTAGGAGAACCAGACTTTAATACGCCTGACTTCATCAAAGAAGCAGCGAAACGTGCCATTGACGAAAACTACAGTACGTATTCTCCAGTAGAAGGATATCCTGAATTGAGAGAAGCCATTTGCCGCAAATTTAAAAGAGACAATGATCTTGATTACAAACCATCTCAAATTGTGGTTTCAACAGGAGCAAAACAATCCTTATACAACATTGCGCAAGTAATGCTAAACGATGGTGACGAAGTAATTTTACCAGCACCTTACTGGGTATCTTATTTTGAAATCGTAAAACTATCTGGAGGAGTTCCAGTAGAAGTTCCTACTTCTATTGATACTGATTTCAAAATCACTCCGGAACAACTAGAAGCAGCCATCACACCAAAAACAAAAATGATGTGGTTCAGTTCTCCTTGTAACCCAAGTGGATCGGTATACAACAGAGAAGAGTTGACTGCACTTGCAAAAGTGTTAGAAAAATACCCAAACATCTATGTAGTTTCTGACGAAATCTACGAACACATTAATTTCTCTGGAACTTTTTGCAGTATTGCATCTATCCCGGGAATGCTAGAAAAAACCATCACTGTAAACGGAGTTGCTAAAGCTTTCGCTATGACAGGATGGAGAATTGGTTACATTGGAGCACCGGAATTCATCGCTAAGGCGTGTGTGAAAATTCAAGGTCAAGTAACTTCTGGAGCAAACAGTATTGCTCAACGTGCAACTATTACAGCTGTAGATGCTGACCCAAGTGTTTTAAACCACATGGTAAAAGCATTCCACAGTCGTAGAGATTTAGTTGTAGGATTATTAAAAGAAATCCCTGGAGTAAAAATCAACGTTCCAGAAGGAGCCTTTTACGTATTCCCAGACGTTTCTTCTTTCTTCGGAAAAACATTAAAAGGAACTGAAATCAACAATGCAAACGACGTTTCAATGTACCTTTTGGCCGAAGCTTGTGTTGCAACCGTAACAGGTGACGCTTTTGGAAATCCAAACTGTATCCGTTTCTCTTACGCAACCAGCGAAGATTTACTAACAGAAGCACTAAAAAGAATCAAAGACGCTTTGGCACTATAG
- the purT gene encoding formate-dependent phosphoribosylglycinamide formyltransferase has protein sequence MKILLLGSGELGKEFAIAAQRIGHTIIAVDSYEKAPAMQVAHGFEVINMLDGTELDRIVAKHNPDFIVPEIEAIRTERFYDYEKQGITVVPSAKAANFTMNRKAIRDLASKELGLKTANYRYATTAEELQKGVEAVGMPCVVKPLMSSSGKGQSTIKTEADIEKAWNYAVEGSRGDVVEVIVEAFVKFNSEITLLTVTQNNNPTLFCAPIGHRQERGDYQESWQPARISDKDLYEAQDMAEKVTEALGGAGLFGVEFFLADDGVYFSELSPRPHDTGMVTLAGTQNFNEFELHLRAVLSLPIFEITLEKAGASAVILASENSNNPTFTGIEKIACLPKTDFRIFGKPTSRPYRRMGVTLVNATLETPIEEVVEKAKEAAKLVKVLS, from the coding sequence ATGAAAATACTACTTCTAGGCTCAGGCGAATTAGGAAAAGAATTTGCAATCGCAGCACAACGCATCGGGCACACCATAATAGCCGTTGATAGTTATGAAAAAGCACCTGCAATGCAAGTCGCTCACGGTTTTGAAGTCATCAATATGCTTGATGGCACTGAACTGGATCGCATTGTAGCCAAACACAATCCTGATTTTATCGTTCCAGAAATAGAAGCCATTCGCACCGAGCGTTTTTATGACTATGAGAAACAAGGGATAACGGTAGTTCCATCTGCGAAAGCGGCCAACTTCACTATGAATCGCAAAGCCATTCGTGATTTGGCTTCCAAAGAACTTGGTTTAAAAACAGCCAATTATCGCTACGCCACTACTGCCGAAGAATTACAAAAAGGTGTTGAAGCTGTAGGAATGCCTTGCGTGGTAAAACCGCTAATGTCTTCTTCAGGAAAAGGACAATCAACCATAAAAACCGAAGCCGACATTGAGAAAGCGTGGAATTATGCCGTAGAAGGTTCGCGTGGTGATGTGGTAGAAGTCATAGTTGAAGCATTTGTTAAATTCAATTCGGAGATTACTTTATTGACCGTTACCCAAAACAATAATCCAACCTTATTTTGCGCTCCAATAGGACACCGTCAAGAACGAGGTGATTACCAGGAAAGTTGGCAACCCGCTAGAATTTCTGATAAGGATTTATACGAAGCCCAAGATATGGCCGAAAAAGTAACCGAAGCACTTGGCGGAGCAGGACTTTTTGGAGTGGAATTTTTCCTGGCTGATGATGGCGTTTATTTCTCGGAACTCTCCCCTCGCCCACACGATACCGGAATGGTAACTTTGGCAGGAACGCAAAACTTCAACGAATTCGAACTGCATTTAAGAGCTGTTTTGAGCTTGCCTATATTCGAAATTACATTAGAAAAAGCTGGAGCAAGTGCCGTAATATTAGCTTCCGAAAATTCTAATAATCCCACATTTACAGGAATAGAAAAAATCGCTTGTTTACCCAAAACCGATTTCAGAATATTTGGAAAACCTACATCAAGACCGTATCGAAGAATGGGAGTTACTTTGGTAAACGCTACTTTAGAAACACCAATTGAAGAAGTGGTAGAAAAAGCAAAAGAAGCCGCTAAATTAGTCAAAGTACTCTCTTAA
- a CDS encoding AraC family transcriptional regulator has translation MKKYPVYNIQRFNCNSVNRDLYVNTFKNHLIDHSFVEEPHRHDFYLLVVFTKGSGTHEIDFDSFTIQPGSVFLLQPGQMHHWNLSEDVDGFVVFYSQEMYNLYFGQKNIESYPFYFSISSKPEIILNGVELSSILPYFRAMMTEVADNQLMKQDKIMNLLDIVHIDLARKYNETFVHETHSYNVKIKTFEQLLEDTFINEKTASYYASQLNITLKHLNRICNEILKKTTTEVITDRVILEAKRMLMDKKMTVNEIAIALGYDDYSYFTRFFKKHTTITPTAFRDSKKG, from the coding sequence ATGAAAAAATATCCAGTTTATAATATCCAGCGGTTTAACTGTAATTCCGTGAACCGTGATTTGTATGTCAATACGTTTAAAAACCATTTGATAGATCATAGTTTTGTTGAAGAACCCCATAGACATGATTTCTATCTACTTGTTGTTTTTACTAAAGGTTCTGGGACTCATGAAATCGATTTTGATTCTTTTACGATACAACCAGGAAGTGTTTTTCTTTTGCAACCTGGGCAAATGCATCATTGGAATCTATCCGAAGATGTTGATGGATTTGTGGTGTTCTATTCCCAAGAGATGTATAATCTTTATTTTGGTCAAAAAAATATTGAGAGCTATCCCTTTTATTTTTCGATAAGTAGCAAGCCTGAAATTATACTTAATGGCGTAGAATTATCATCTATTTTGCCTTATTTCAGGGCGATGATGACTGAAGTTGCTGATAATCAATTAATGAAACAGGATAAAATTATGAACCTGCTTGATATTGTTCATATCGATCTTGCTCGAAAATACAATGAGACATTTGTTCACGAGACGCATTCGTATAATGTGAAAATTAAAACGTTCGAACAGCTTTTAGAAGATACCTTTATCAATGAAAAAACGGCGTCTTACTATGCGTCCCAACTCAATATTACATTGAAGCATTTGAATCGGATATGCAATGAAATCCTGAAAAAAACAACTACAGAAGTCATTACAGACAGAGTCATTCTCGAAGCCAAACGGATGTTGATGGACAAGAAAATGACTGTCAATGAAATTGCTATCGCATTAGGCTATGATGATTATTCCTATTTCACCAGATTTTTCAAGAAACACACCACTATTACTCCCACTGCATTTAGGGATTCTAAAAAAGGATAG
- a CDS encoding DUF983 domain-containing protein, with the protein MAHALVHILSNDCPHCLKGKVFNEKNIFLKFGFPNMNSNCSHCNYKFEKEPGYFFGAMYVNYGLTVAQAIGTYLIAQLFFEVTFDLRIIAIIAIVIVAMSSFNIRLSRLLWIYMFKNYSI; encoded by the coding sequence ATGGCACATGCACTAGTTCACATCCTGAGTAACGATTGTCCTCATTGTCTAAAAGGGAAAGTTTTTAACGAGAAAAACATCTTTTTAAAATTTGGATTCCCTAATATGAACTCCAATTGTTCTCATTGCAATTACAAATTCGAAAAAGAACCTGGCTATTTCTTTGGCGCTATGTATGTTAATTACGGACTTACTGTCGCGCAGGCAATTGGAACTTATTTAATAGCTCAACTGTTCTTTGAAGTAACTTTCGATCTAAGAATAATTGCTATTATTGCAATAGTAATCGTAGCGATGTCATCCTTTAACATCCGCCTTTCCCGATTATTATGGATTTATATGTTTAAAAATTATTCCATCTAA
- a CDS encoding DUF6370 family protein translates to MKKIAALLVLFSVFSVTAQDKKETKKSQIVEASCGQCQFKMEGHGCDLAVRIDGKNYFVDGTSLDSHGDAHAEDGFCSAIRKAEVTGEVVDNRFKATSFKLLPEKQNKTTK, encoded by the coding sequence ATGAAAAAAATAGCTGCATTATTAGTCTTGTTTTCAGTGTTTTCAGTAACTGCTCAAGATAAAAAAGAAACAAAAAAATCTCAAATTGTAGAAGCTTCATGTGGGCAATGTCAATTTAAAATGGAAGGACACGGTTGTGATTTAGCTGTTCGCATAGACGGAAAAAACTATTTTGTAGACGGCACTTCGCTAGATTCTCACGGAGACGCACATGCTGAAGATGGATTTTGTTCAGCAATTAGAAAAGCAGAGGTAACCGGAGAAGTAGTTGACAATCGCTTTAAAGCAACTTCATTTAAATTACTCCCTGAAAAACAGAATAAAACAACGAAATAG
- a CDS encoding Crp/Fnr family transcriptional regulator: protein MCLILQNISKHVTLTQQESQLFLSKTETHHFKAKSLLLNTGEICKYSYFVNSGILRSFNINDNIVEHVLNFACEGYWIGDMYSLISQKPGNLFIEVLEDAEVVFLSKENQEQLYIEIPKLERFFRILTENSLVANQERLMDNLSLSAEERFSKFCKRYPELIQKIPQKQIASYIGVTPEFFSKMKSRLLRNQ from the coding sequence GTGTGTTTAATTCTTCAAAATATTTCCAAACATGTGACTCTTACTCAACAAGAGTCACAGTTGTTTTTATCCAAAACTGAAACGCATCATTTTAAAGCCAAAAGCCTCTTATTGAATACCGGAGAAATTTGCAAATATTCCTATTTTGTAAATTCGGGAATCTTGAGAAGTTTTAATATCAATGATAATATTGTAGAACATGTTTTAAATTTTGCCTGTGAAGGATATTGGATTGGTGATATGTACAGTTTAATTTCTCAAAAACCGGGAAATCTTTTTATCGAAGTCTTGGAAGATGCCGAAGTCGTTTTTCTTTCAAAAGAAAACCAAGAGCAACTTTACATTGAAATCCCAAAACTCGAACGTTTTTTCAGAATACTAACTGAAAATTCTTTGGTGGCAAACCAAGAACGCTTAATGGACAATTTAAGTTTATCAGCAGAAGAACGTTTTTCAAAATTCTGTAAAAGATACCCCGAATTAATTCAAAAAATACCCCAAAAACAAATCGCTTCCTACATAGGAGTAACTCCTGAATTCTTTAGCAAAATGAAGTCAAGGTTACTGAGGAATCAGTAA
- a CDS encoding IS3 family transposase translates to MSDFRSRGTKERTPPGCGVEKMYYALRPNFIGRDRFIDTFMDLGFRIKRHKNYRRTTFSVKVYFPNLIKSMSVYAPSTIWQSDITYIYVGERFYYAVFIIDVYTKKIVGHQLSNHMRATANLSAMQMALENNQAPMIHHSDRGSQYIYNEYIALLKVSGCEISMALSGQDNAYAERINRTIKEEYIDHWKPKTFEQLKKDVDRAVEHYNNKRPHNNIGKLSPVDFENNWFNNPLFSKPIITIFDNDKLIEIGQL, encoded by the coding sequence ATGTCTGATTTTAGAAGCAGAGGAACTAAGGAAAGAACACCCCCTGGTTGTGGGGTTGAGAAAATGTATTATGCTTTGCGTCCTAATTTCATAGGAAGAGATAGATTTATCGATACGTTTATGGATTTAGGGTTCAGGATAAAAAGGCATAAAAATTACAGGAGAACAACGTTTTCTGTGAAAGTTTATTTTCCGAATCTAATAAAGTCAATGTCTGTATATGCTCCGTCGACGATTTGGCAATCGGATATAACTTATATTTATGTTGGAGAAAGATTTTATTACGCAGTGTTTATAATAGATGTTTATACAAAGAAAATCGTTGGACATCAACTATCTAATCATATGAGAGCTACTGCTAATTTAAGCGCAATGCAAATGGCATTAGAAAACAATCAAGCTCCAATGATACACCACTCTGATAGAGGTAGTCAGTATATTTACAATGAATATATAGCTCTTCTCAAAGTGAGTGGATGCGAAATCAGCATGGCATTGTCAGGACAAGACAATGCTTATGCAGAAAGGATTAACAGAACAATAAAAGAAGAGTATATAGACCATTGGAAACCTAAAACATTTGAACAATTAAAAAAGGATGTAGATAGAGCAGTTGAACATTATAATAATAAGAGACCTCATAACAACATAGGGAAATTAAGCCCTGTTGATTTTGAAAATAATTGGTTCAATAATCCTCTTTTTTCTAAGCCTATTATTACTATTTTTGACAATGATAAATTAATAGAAATCGGTCAACTTTAA
- a CDS encoding transposase — MNANLKEIRKLRVYSEEFKKGIVSFYESGKYSVLQLERLYGVNNVTIYNWIYKFSTFNEKGIRVVEMKDSNIDKLKQLELKIKELEQAVGQKQIKIDYLEKMIDIAKDEFNIDIKKNSNTPQSAGSLRTRK, encoded by the coding sequence ATGAATGCAAATTTAAAAGAAATTAGGAAACTCCGAGTTTATTCGGAAGAGTTTAAAAAAGGAATCGTAAGTTTTTACGAAAGCGGGAAGTATAGTGTTCTGCAATTAGAACGACTTTACGGAGTGAATAACGTTACAATCTACAATTGGATTTATAAATTTTCTACTTTTAATGAAAAAGGAATTAGAGTTGTAGAAATGAAAGATAGTAACATTGATAAGCTAAAACAGTTAGAACTCAAGATAAAAGAACTTGAACAAGCGGTTGGTCAGAAGCAAATAAAAATTGATTATCTCGAAAAGATGATTGATATAGCTAAAGATGAATTTAATATCGACATAAAAAAAAACTCCAACACCCCACAATCAGCTGGTTCGTTGAGAACCAGAAAGTAA
- a CDS encoding pirin family protein has protein sequence MKNTVVHKADTRGHADHGWLNAYHSFSFASWYNPERVQFGSLRVLNDDTIAAGMGFGTHPHDNMEIISIPLEGDLAHTDSMGNTETIKTGDVQVMSAGSGIKHSEFNPNPDQRTKLLQIWVYPNQQNVEPRYQQITLNPEDRKNKLQQILSPNAEDAGVWIHQDAWFHLGKFDKEVTATYDLKKEGNGMYAFILSGNVTINGQDLETRDGFGIWDTTSLDIKATTDAEFLLMEIPMQH, from the coding sequence ATGAAAAATACAGTAGTACATAAAGCAGACACAAGAGGACACGCAGATCATGGTTGGTTAAACGCTTATCACAGTTTTAGCTTTGCCAGCTGGTACAATCCAGAAAGAGTTCAGTTTGGGTCATTGCGTGTATTAAATGATGACACTATTGCTGCCGGAATGGGTTTTGGGACGCATCCGCACGACAACATGGAAATCATCAGTATTCCACTTGAGGGCGATTTAGCGCACACAGACAGCATGGGAAATACGGAAACCATTAAAACTGGGGATGTTCAGGTTATGAGTGCAGGAAGCGGAATTAAACACAGTGAATTCAATCCGAATCCCGATCAAAGAACAAAGTTGTTACAGATTTGGGTTTATCCAAACCAACAAAATGTGGAGCCACGTTACCAACAAATCACTTTAAACCCAGAAGACCGAAAAAATAAATTGCAACAAATTCTTTCGCCCAATGCTGAGGATGCAGGTGTTTGGATTCATCAAGATGCTTGGTTTCATTTGGGTAAATTTGACAAGGAAGTTACGGCAACCTATGATTTGAAAAAAGAAGGAAATGGCATGTATGCTTTTATCCTTTCCGGGAATGTAACCATCAACGGACAAGATCTGGAAACCAGAGATGGTTTTGGAATTTGGGACACCACTTCATTAGATATAAAAGCCACAACTGATGCCGAGTTTTTATTGATGGAAATCCCGATGCAACATTAA
- a CDS encoding GNAT family N-acetyltransferase, whose protein sequence is MNEVTGIEYDDKKGYIYIKVNDKIEAKMTFVFAGDSKIIIDHTEVNPGNNGKGFGKKMVEKAVEFAREKGITILPLCPFAKSVFDKTPEFKDVL, encoded by the coding sequence ATGAATGAAGTTACAGGAATAGAATACGACGACAAAAAGGGTTATATTTATATTAAGGTTAATGACAAAATCGAAGCAAAAATGACGTTTGTTTTTGCAGGAGACAGTAAAATCATCATTGACCACACCGAAGTAAACCCAGGCAATAACGGAAAAGGTTTTGGAAAGAAAATGGTAGAAAAAGCGGTTGAATTTGCAAGAGAAAAAGGCATTACCATTCTCCCTCTATGTCCGTTTGCCAAAAGTGTTTTTGACAAAACACCCGAATTTAAAGACGTTTTATAA
- a CDS encoding OsmC family protein, with product MGNLLENNITGHIGTQKYLCTIIWRNGQLIMDEPESIGGNDLGPDPYSTLLASLASCTLSTLRMYIDRKGWVIPEINISLNAKQETEGELNTIISRSISFSADITPEQKERLLLIAEKCPVSKMLKGKITINTNI from the coding sequence ATGGGAAATCTATTAGAAAATAACATCACAGGACATATTGGCACACAAAAATACTTGTGCACCATTATATGGAGAAACGGTCAGCTTATTATGGATGAACCGGAAAGTATTGGCGGTAATGATTTAGGCCCAGATCCTTATTCAACCTTACTCGCATCATTAGCAAGTTGCACCCTATCCACCTTGCGAATGTACATTGACAGAAAAGGCTGGGTAATTCCCGAAATCAATATATCGTTGAATGCAAAGCAAGAAACAGAGGGAGAATTGAACACCATTATCTCAAGAAGCATATCCTTTTCAGCAGATATTACTCCGGAACAAAAAGAACGATTGTTATTAATTGCCGAGAAATGTCCCGTTTCTAAAATGTTAAAAGGAAAAATAACCATTAATACTAACATCTAA
- a CDS encoding (4Fe-4S)-binding protein, producing the protein MDSKDIKKEYTNGEVTVVWQSGKCTHSGNCVRNNPEVFQPKEKPWIKIEASSTEKIIETVKKCPSGALTYYKNS; encoded by the coding sequence ATGGATTCAAAAGACATCAAAAAAGAATATACTAATGGTGAAGTTACCGTAGTATGGCAATCTGGAAAATGCACGCATTCTGGAAACTGTGTTCGTAATAATCCGGAGGTATTCCAACCCAAAGAAAAACCTTGGATAAAAATAGAAGCCTCATCAACTGAAAAAATTATTGAAACAGTAAAAAAATGTCCTTCTGGTGCTTTAACTTATTATAAAAACAGCTAA
- the fabD gene encoding ACP S-malonyltransferase, producing the protein MKAYVFPGQGAQFTGMGKDLYESSTLAKDLFEKANEILGFRITDIMFEGTAEELKETKVTQPAVFLHSVILAKTLGDDFKPEMVAGHSLGEFSALVANGALSFEDGLRLVSKRALAMQKACEIKPSTMAAVLGLADNIVEEVCASIDGVVVAANYNCPGQLVISGEFSAVEKACEAMKEAGAKRALLLPVGGAFHSPMMEPAREELAAAIEATTFSTPICPVYQNVTANAVSDATEIKKNLIIQLTAPVKWTQSVQQMIADGATLFTEVGPGKVLAGLIGKINKEAVTANA; encoded by the coding sequence ATGAAAGCATACGTTTTTCCAGGTCAAGGCGCTCAATTCACAGGAATGGGTAAAGATTTATATGAGAGTTCTACATTAGCCAAAGATTTATTCGAAAAAGCAAATGAAATATTAGGTTTCCGTATTACCGATATCATGTTTGAGGGTACAGCTGAAGAGTTGAAAGAAACTAAAGTAACCCAACCAGCAGTTTTCTTGCACTCGGTTATTTTAGCAAAAACATTAGGTGATGATTTCAAGCCAGAAATGGTGGCAGGACATTCTTTGGGAGAATTTTCAGCATTGGTAGCCAATGGTGCATTATCCTTTGAAGACGGATTAAGATTAGTTTCTAAACGAGCGCTGGCAATGCAAAAAGCTTGCGAAATAAAACCTTCAACTATGGCTGCTGTGCTTGGATTAGCAGACAACATCGTGGAAGAAGTTTGTGCTTCTATTGACGGAGTTGTTGTTGCGGCAAATTATAATTGTCCTGGGCAACTTGTAATTTCTGGTGAATTTTCGGCAGTTGAAAAAGCATGTGAGGCGATGAAAGAAGCTGGAGCAAAACGTGCATTATTACTTCCTGTAGGAGGTGCTTTCCACAGCCCAATGATGGAACCGGCAAGAGAAGAACTAGCTGCCGCAATTGAAGCAACTACTTTCTCCACTCCAATATGTCCAGTGTATCAAAACGTAACGGCTAACGCAGTATCAGACGCTACTGAAATCAAGAAAAACTTAATTATTCAATTGACTGCTCCTGTGAAATGGACACAATCAGTACAACAAATGATTGCTGACGGAGCTACATTGTTTACGGAAGTTGGTCCAGGAAAAGTATTGGCAGGATTAATTGGAAAAATCAATAAAGAAGCGGTTACTGCTAACGCTTAA
- a CDS encoding transposase — MNANLKEIRKLRVYSEEFKKGIVSFYESGKYSVLQLERLYGVNNVTIYNWIYKFSTFNEKGIRVVEMKDSNIDKLKQLELKIKELEQAVGQKQIKIDYLEKMIDIAKDEFNIDIKKNSNTPQSAGSLRTRK, encoded by the coding sequence ATGAATGCAAATTTAAAAGAAATTAGGAAACTCCGAGTTTATTCGGAAGAGTTTAAAAAAGGAATCGTAAGTTTTTACGAAAGCGGGAAGTATAGTGTTCTGCAATTAGAACGACTTTACGGAGTAAATAACGTTACAATCTACAATTGGATTTATAAATTTTCTACTTTTAATGAAAAAGGAATTAGAGTTGTAGAAATGAAAGATAGTAACATTGATAAGCTAAAACAGTTAGAACTCAAGATAAAAGAACTTGAACAAGCGGTTGGTCAGAAGCAAATAAAAATTGATTATCTCGAAAAGATGATTGATATAGCTAAAGATGAATTTAATATCGACATAAAAAAAAACTCCAACACCCCACAATCAGCTGGTTCGTTGAGAACCAGAAAGTAA
- a CDS encoding IS3 family transposase, with product MKVYFPNLIKSMSVYAPSTIWQSDITYIYVGERFYYAVFIIDVYTKKIVGHQLSNHMRATANLSAMQMALENNQAPMIHHSDRGSQYIYNEYIALLKVSGCEISMALSGQDNAYAERINRTIKEEYIDHWKPKTFEQLKKDVDRAVEHYNNKRPHNNIGKLSPVDFENNWFNNPLFSKPIITIFDNDKLIEIGQL from the coding sequence GTGAAAGTTTATTTTCCGAATCTAATAAAGTCAATGTCTGTATATGCTCCGTCGACGATTTGGCAATCGGATATAACTTATATTTATGTTGGAGAAAGATTTTATTACGCAGTGTTTATAATAGATGTTTATACAAAGAAAATCGTTGGACATCAACTATCTAATCATATGAGAGCTACTGCTAATTTAAGCGCAATGCAAATGGCATTAGAAAACAATCAAGCTCCAATGATACACCACTCTGATAGAGGTAGTCAGTATATTTACAATGAATATATAGCTCTTCTCAAAGTGAGTGGATGCGAAATCAGCATGGCATTGTCAGGACAAGACAATGCTTATGCAGAAAGGATTAACAGAACAATAAAAGAAGAGTATATAGACCATTGGAAACCTAAAACATTTGAACAATTAAAAAAGGATGTAGATAGAGCAGTTGAACATTATAATAATAAGAGACCTCATAACAACATAGGGAAATTAAGCCCTGTTGATTTTGAAAATAATTGGTTCAATAATCCTCTTTTTTCTAAGCCTATTATTACTATTTTTGACAATGATAAATTAATAGAAATCGGTCAACTTTAA